One segment of Babesia bigemina genome assembly Bbig001, chromosome : II DNA contains the following:
- a CDS encoding MFS general substrate transporter domain containing protein,putative: protein MPAASAGKHDLSVHNVADVEVALGSASGVGDDELASSRFGYPAPESDDPTRSLADSARALAARAELPADALSSAREDVYDSSNITSPNITDGEYIDISLGSPEQPGRSPGDIEAGPSELEYTPSNASVLGEHHINEDDQPGPARPGRGYDLKRVLFAFTFCWLSTFVGQVLRMPLSSAKVNLQRNLGLTTLDLTHLDTAFSVCHVFGQMSSPALSSKTNNVALIAMYQFVMGFAMTLLFAPNSMGCFMVVYAFAGFVSGPVWAVLFSHLSEWLPKEYSFPLITVWFTGSDLGAIAGALICIYAHESWGWRSPYVVSGLLNMLVAVLMFCLYDNSKEPTSDGRIVDPRAIVRNNFRQLGRYARRIRRRRNCVESFIATEHEPPAPAPDSRREFILSGLSNIQQEVKETAAGSVSFSSLSFFMRSRASGLYSKVHRVSVDYVSALFRVSYIGRIAVASFILKLVKNCFSSWVNFYVSTMFAFTVAQGNYVSLTFSVGNCVGNMLVAFVCHVFWKGRPLTACTYFCGATAVAVLVFSLMNFSWPLLSYFFCFTTGVATAATEAILMARGIKSLCDRSELNQQESLVVYGFLLAISTVRLGHLVRYVRDCTDDRNGTVAEAITHRIIV from the exons ATGCCGGCTGCAAGCGCGGGCAAACATGATCTATCCGTCCACAATGTTGCTGATGTCGAGGTAGCTTTGGGCAGCGCGTCCGGTGTCGGCGACGATGAGCTCGCGTCATCTAGGTTCGGGTACCCGGCGCCCGAGTCAGACGATCCGACGCGATCTCTGGCGGATTCGGCGCGTGCCCTGGCTGCCAGAGCTGAGCTGCCGGCGGATGCGTTGAGTAGTGCTCGCGAGGACGTGTATGACAGCAGTAATATAACATCTCCGAACATCACAGATGGAGAGTACATCGACATATCACTCGGTTCACCGGAACAGCCAGGCAGGAGTCCTGGCGACATCGAGGCGGGTCCATCGGAGCTCGAATACACCCCCAGCAATGCATCGGTATTGGGGGAGCATCACATTAACGAAGACGACCAGCCCGGACCCGCTAGGCCGGGGCGCGGATATGACCTGAAGCGCGTGTTGTTCGCATTTACATTCTGCTGGCTGAGCACCTTCGTGGGCCAGGTGCTGCGGATGCCGCTGTCGTCGGCGAAGGTTAACCTGCAGCGCAATCTGGGTCTAACTACGCTCGACCTAACGCACCTCGACACGGCGTTCTCCGTTTGCCACGTATTCGGCCAGATGAGCTCGCCCGCGCTGTCATCGAAGACGAACAACGTGGCCTTGATCGCCATGTACCAGTTTGTCATGGGCTTTGCGATGACGCTGCTCTTCGCGCCAAACAGCATGGGCTGCTTCATGGTCGTGTACGCGTTCGCAGGCTTCGTCAGCGGGCCCGTGTGGGCGGTGTTGTTCTCACATCTGTCGGAGTGGTTGCCCAAGGAGTACAGCTTCCCGCTAATAACGGTGTGGTTCACGGGATCTGACCTGGGGGCCATTGCTGGGGCTCTGATCTGCATTTACGCCCATGAGAGCTGGGGCTGGCGCAGTCCATACGTTGTGAGCGGATTGTTGAACATGCTGGTGGCGGTTTTGATGTTTTGCCTCTACGACAACTCCAAGGAGCCCACGTCTGACGGCCGGATCGTGGATCCTCGTGCCATCGTCCGGAACAACTTCCGCCAACTCGGGCGGTACGCGCGCCGCATTCGCCGCCGACGCAACTGCGTGGAGTCTTTTATCGCCACCGAGCATGAACCACCTGCGCCCGCCCCCGACTCTCGGCGGGAGTTCATTCTCTCGGGGCTGAGCAACATACAgcaggaggtgaaggagacTGCGGCCGGATCCGTCAGCTTCTCCTCGCTCTCGTTTTTCATGCGCAGCAGGGCGAGTGGTCTGTATTCTAAGGTGCACCGCGTCAGCGTGGACTACGTTTCCGCCCTCTTTCGCGTGAGCTACATCGGCCGCATTGCGGTCGCGTCCTTCATTCTGAAGCTGGTGAAGAACTGCTTCAGCTCGTGGGTGAACTTCTATGTGTCCACCATGTTCGCCTTTACGGTGGCGCAGGGCAACTACGTCTCGCTGACGTTTAGTGTGGGTAACTGCGTGGGCAACATGCTCGTTGCCTTCGTGTGCCACGTGTTCTGGAAGGGACGGCCGTTGACTGCGTGCACGTACTTCTGCGGCGCCACCGCCGTCGCGGTGTTGGTGTTCAGTCTGATGAACTTCAGCTGGCCGCTCCTCTCCTACTTCTTCTGCTTCACAACCGGCGTCGCCACGGCGGCCACCGAGGCTATACTGATGGCGCGTGGGATCAAATCTCTGTGTGACCGTTCGG AGCTGAACCAGCAGGAGTCGCTCGTTGTCTACGGCTTCCTCCTGGCTATTTCCACC GTACGGCTGGGCCACCTTGTACGGTATGTTCGTGATTGCACTGATGATCGCAACGGCACTGTTGCGGAAGCCATCACGCACAGAATTATAGTATAA